The proteins below come from a single Ruegeria sp. SCSIO 43209 genomic window:
- the pgsA gene encoding CDP-diacylglycerol--glycerol-3-phosphate 3-phosphatidyltransferase, protein MKWNLPNILTVLRLVAAPGLAVMFLYFTRPYADWFALILFLSAAITDWFDGYLARAWKQETKIGAMLDPIADKAMVVIALMILVGYSTEHWTPWLVLPATVILFREVFVSGLREYLGDVAGTLKVTKLAKWKTTAQMVAIAILFSQGIFEHHFVMATFGMDATTIDQVLAGQVEDLNNIRWHLEAMFWSGRIGLWLLWIAATLTLITGYDYLRKAMPHLKES, encoded by the coding sequence ATGAAATGGAACCTGCCGAATATTCTGACTGTACTGCGCCTTGTGGCGGCCCCCGGTCTCGCCGTGATGTTTCTGTATTTCACCCGTCCCTATGCGGATTGGTTTGCTTTGATTCTGTTCCTGTCAGCGGCGATCACCGATTGGTTCGACGGGTATCTGGCGCGCGCCTGGAAACAGGAAACGAAGATTGGCGCCATGCTGGATCCCATTGCCGACAAGGCAATGGTGGTAATCGCGCTGATGATATTGGTGGGCTATTCGACTGAACACTGGACACCATGGCTGGTCCTGCCCGCTACAGTGATCCTGTTTCGCGAAGTCTTTGTCTCAGGCTTGCGAGAGTATCTGGGCGATGTGGCCGGAACCCTGAAGGTCACCAAGCTAGCCAAGTGGAAAACGACGGCACAGATGGTAGCGATCGCGATCCTGTTCTCGCAGGGGATATTCGAGCACCATTTTGTGATGGCCACGTTTGGCATGGATGCGACAACCATTGATCAGGTTCTGGCAGGGCAGGTCGAGGACCTGAACAACATCCGCTGGCATCTTGAGGCCATGTTCTGGTCAGGTCGTATCGGGCTATGGCTGCTCTGGATTGCCGCGACGCTGACATTGATCACAGGCTATGACTACCTACGTAAAGCCATGCCCCACCTGAAGGAGAGCTAA
- the moaD gene encoding molybdopterin converting factor subunit 1 yields the protein MNVLYFAWVRERIGLPKEKIETEAATVSDLVAELSAREDRYAAAFADLSALRVALDQELSDFDAPLTGVREVAFFPPMTGG from the coding sequence ATGAACGTGCTGTATTTCGCTTGGGTGCGCGAACGCATCGGCCTGCCGAAAGAGAAGATTGAAACTGAGGCCGCAACAGTCAGCGATTTGGTCGCGGAACTGAGCGCGCGTGAGGATCGCTATGCTGCTGCCTTTGCCGATCTGTCGGCCTTGCGCGTGGCGCTGGACCAAGAGCTTTCGGATTTTGACGCCCCACTGACCGGCGTGCGCGAGGTTGCGTTCTTTCCGCCCATGACGGGTGGCTAG
- a CDS encoding OmpA family protein, giving the protein MRLPYALAVALIFAVSAVLSLVVAGFAVSKIEDASELAVRKALNLQGHDWAEVESDGLRVVLTGTAPTEATRFNALIAAGTEVDTSRVIDEMEVAPTADLTPPRFSTEILRNDSGISIIGLVPAALDRDDLVDRLQRLDRDASVSDLMESADYPKPDGWDQAIDYAIEALSDLPRAKISASPGLVRITAIADSQQEKDQLEQDLSRAAPPGLRIGLSISAPRPVITPFTLRYLIDEDGGQFDACSAQDEVARDIIVAAAQEAGLTGPYSCTIGLGVPSPRWANAAQLSIRALSELGQGSVTLSDADITLVATQGTNPLEFDRIVGELENTLPEVFALHAILPEPEPDDPTGPIEFVATRSPEGLVQLRGRLSDETLREMTDSFARAAFGSLQVHTATRIAPDLPADWPIRVLAGLEALSQLHNGALTVTPDNVALSGISHDPDAKARIAGMLSDKLGEAQDYTLSITYQEPPAPADAPPDPEVCEEQLAEVQAARKIAFEPGSATVAADSRDALNQIADILRECGPIRLEIQGHTDSQGREEMNQQLSQSRAQSILNELRGRRVPTSSFSAVGYGETQPIADNETEEGREENRRIEFRLIRPEPVANTLTGLEAMEAEAESEAEIETPETDAPDAGSEDQ; this is encoded by the coding sequence ATGCGTCTGCCTTACGCCCTAGCTGTTGCGTTGATTTTCGCGGTGTCCGCCGTGCTATCGCTGGTGGTCGCTGGATTTGCGGTCAGCAAGATCGAAGACGCCTCGGAACTGGCCGTGCGAAAGGCCTTGAACTTGCAGGGCCATGATTGGGCCGAAGTCGAATCCGACGGCCTGCGTGTCGTTCTGACCGGCACGGCCCCGACTGAGGCGACCCGATTCAACGCCCTGATCGCTGCGGGCACCGAGGTCGACACCTCGCGCGTCATTGACGAGATGGAGGTTGCTCCCACGGCCGATCTGACACCGCCCCGCTTTTCTACCGAGATCTTGCGCAATGACAGTGGAATTTCGATTATCGGGCTAGTACCTGCGGCTCTGGATCGCGATGATCTGGTAGACAGGCTGCAACGCCTTGATCGGGACGCGTCAGTCTCGGACCTGATGGAAAGTGCCGACTATCCCAAGCCAGACGGATGGGATCAGGCAATCGACTATGCGATCGAAGCGCTCTCGGATTTGCCACGGGCCAAGATATCTGCCAGCCCAGGGTTGGTGCGTATCACGGCCATTGCCGATAGCCAGCAAGAGAAAGACCAGCTGGAACAAGACCTGAGCCGCGCCGCGCCACCAGGTCTGCGAATCGGCCTTTCGATTTCGGCACCTCGCCCGGTAATCACACCATTCACGCTGCGCTATCTGATAGATGAGGATGGCGGGCAGTTTGATGCGTGCTCGGCCCAGGATGAAGTTGCGCGCGACATCATCGTCGCTGCGGCACAAGAGGCCGGATTAACCGGCCCCTATTCCTGCACCATTGGGCTAGGCGTACCGTCTCCGCGTTGGGCGAATGCAGCGCAGCTCAGCATTCGTGCGCTATCCGAACTTGGTCAGGGTTCAGTTACTCTGTCGGATGCAGATATCACTCTAGTTGCCACACAAGGGACTAACCCTTTGGAGTTCGACCGCATCGTGGGAGAGCTCGAAAATACGCTACCCGAGGTTTTCGCCTTGCATGCAATTCTTCCTGAACCCGAACCAGATGACCCGACTGGGCCTATTGAATTCGTCGCAACACGTAGCCCTGAGGGTTTGGTTCAACTGCGTGGCCGTCTGAGTGACGAAACGCTGCGTGAAATGACCGACAGCTTTGCACGTGCCGCCTTTGGATCATTGCAGGTGCACACAGCCACCCGGATTGCACCGGACCTGCCCGCGGATTGGCCCATACGTGTCTTGGCCGGGCTGGAGGCACTGTCGCAACTGCACAATGGCGCCCTGACCGTTACGCCGGACAATGTAGCACTGTCGGGCATCAGCCATGATCCCGACGCCAAGGCCCGGATCGCCGGCATGCTGTCGGACAAGCTGGGCGAGGCGCAGGATTACACCCTGTCAATCACCTATCAGGAGCCGCCCGCACCCGCCGACGCGCCACCCGACCCTGAGGTCTGCGAAGAGCAGCTGGCAGAGGTACAGGCCGCCAGAAAGATTGCGTTCGAACCGGGTTCAGCCACAGTAGCCGCCGACTCGCGCGATGCCCTGAACCAGATCGCTGACATCCTGCGCGAATGTGGCCCCATCCGGTTGGAGATTCAGGGCCATACCGACAGTCAGGGCCGTGAAGAGATGAACCAGCAGCTCAGCCAGTCGCGCGCACAGTCGATCCTGAACGAATTGCGCGGACGGCGCGTGCCGACCTCAAGCTTTTCTGCGGTCGGGTATGGCGAGACGCAGCCCATCGCCGATAACGAAACCGAAGAAGGCCGCGAAGAGAACCGCCGCATCGAGTTTCGCCTGATCCGTCCTGAACCCGTGGCCAACACCCTGACCGGGCTGGAGGCGATGGAAGCCGAGGCCGAATCTGAGGCCGAAATCGAGACACCTGAAACCGACGCACCGGATGCAGGCTCAGAGGACCAGTAA
- a CDS encoding molybdenum cofactor biosynthesis protein MoaE: MRIVVQEAPFDLGAEANAFAAGDDANGAIVTFTGVVRDLASGDLDVMEIEHYPGMTERALTKIAEEAQARWSLGNVLVIHRHGRLAPGDRIMMVATAAPHRKDAFEAAEYLMDYLKSRAPFWKKEITTSGAEWVVAKDEDEDALTRW, from the coding sequence ATGCGGATCGTCGTGCAGGAGGCCCCGTTCGATCTGGGGGCCGAAGCCAACGCTTTTGCCGCCGGGGACGATGCCAACGGGGCCATCGTGACCTTCACAGGCGTTGTGCGCGATCTGGCTTCGGGCGATCTGGATGTGATGGAGATCGAGCACTATCCCGGCATGACCGAACGCGCCCTAACCAAGATCGCGGAAGAGGCGCAAGCCCGTTGGTCACTGGGCAACGTTCTGGTGATCCACCGCCACGGAAGGCTTGCTCCGGGTGACCGTATCATGATGGTCGCCACCGCCGCACCGCACCGCAAAGATGCGTTTGAGGCGGCGGAATATCTGATGGATTACCTTAAATCTCGCGCGCCATTCTGGAAGAAGGAAATCACCACGTCCGGAGCAGAATGGGTGGTTGCCAAGGACGAGGATGAAGACGCGCTGACCCGCTGGTAG